A region from the Nostoc sp. HK-01 genome encodes:
- a CDS encoding putative glycosyl transferase, which yields MQTQLLIKKNDSYNLKINWFSPIPPAPTGIADYTIGLVKELSKFLEVTIWTEQQVYEPEITHYAIVKTYDFSCFPWAELHEADLNIYHIANNPDFHTNIWQVSQQYPGLVVLHDAKLHHLFSGIYRDKWHDQKTYLQLISYYYGETGKRLADIFLDGQISIEWMSENFPLTELAVAGSIAVVVHNSETAQNIQNKLHIPVHYLPLCYNFTYLPSSVTDRILELPYQLITFGHLGLNRRIEQVLKALQTLPQQKDFHWHIYGSIWDKKYFQKQICTLGLQNHVSVHGFVPDQVLHEALSQAHLAINLRYPSMGEASGSQLWIWQHALPSLVTDISWYHSLPSDTVAKVRLECEIQDIQTHLQNFHTNPDAFMAMGLRGKALLEKQHLPSTYAKQLVQIISTMTVSYRLSSNPIVQDYFVKKVGEEFPELSTNLWLHSNVDGINQAIRFITS from the coding sequence ATGCAAACACAACTACTTATAAAGAAAAATGATTCATACAATTTAAAAATTAACTGGTTCTCTCCTATACCGCCAGCACCCACAGGCATAGCAGATTACACAATCGGACTGGTAAAAGAGCTTAGTAAGTTTCTAGAAGTAACAATTTGGACAGAACAACAAGTTTACGAGCCAGAAATTACCCATTATGCGATTGTAAAAACTTATGATTTCTCTTGCTTCCCTTGGGCGGAATTGCATGAAGCTGACTTAAATATTTACCACATAGCAAATAATCCAGATTTTCATACAAATATCTGGCAAGTGAGTCAGCAATATCCTGGACTAGTGGTTCTTCATGATGCAAAACTTCATCACTTATTTAGTGGAATATATCGAGATAAATGGCACGACCAAAAAACTTATTTACAATTAATATCTTATTACTATGGTGAGACAGGAAAAAGACTAGCTGATATATTTTTGGATGGACAAATCTCTATTGAGTGGATGTCTGAAAACTTTCCTCTGACAGAATTAGCAGTTGCAGGATCTATAGCAGTTGTTGTTCATAACTCAGAAACAGCACAAAATATACAAAATAAATTACATATACCTGTTCATTATTTGCCACTTTGTTATAACTTCACGTATTTACCTAGCTCTGTTACTGATCGAATTCTTGAACTTCCATATCAATTAATTACTTTTGGGCATTTAGGGTTAAATCGACGTATAGAGCAGGTATTAAAAGCATTACAAACTCTACCCCAACAAAAAGATTTCCATTGGCATATTTATGGTAGTATTTGGGACAAAAAATATTTCCAAAAACAAATCTGCACATTAGGATTACAGAATCACGTTAGTGTTCATGGATTTGTACCAGATCAAGTTTTGCATGAAGCGTTAAGTCAAGCTCATCTGGCAATTAACCTCCGCTATCCATCTATGGGAGAAGCATCAGGATCTCAGCTATGGATTTGGCAACACGCTTTGCCTAGCCTAGTCACAGATATCAGTTGGTATCACTCTTTACCATCTGATACAGTCGCTAAAGTGCGTCTAGAGTGTGAAATTCAAGATATTCAAACTCATTTACAGAACTTTCATACTAACCCCGATGCTTTTATGGCAATGGGTTTAAGAGGAAAAGCATTACTAGAAAAGCAGCACTTGCCATCAACTTATGCAAAACAACTTGTGCAAATTATCTCCACAATGACTGTATCTTATCGGTTATCTTCTAATCCCATTGTGCAAGACTATTTTGTCAAAAAAGTTGGTGAGGAGTTTCCAGAACTTTCCACAAATCTTTGGCTGCATTCAAATGTCGATGGAATTAACCAGGCAATCCGTTTTATTACTTCTTAA
- a CDS encoding periplasmic solute binding protein gives MSVIPEIEGVLVQQKSTIPRRKPEIFSLIFGLCVGMLLPLTMFSCSQNSTNSTTAKGSEKPSVVATSTIIADLTQEVGGDEIQLKGILQPGADPHVYEPVPADSRFLEKADLILYNGYNLEPGLIKLMNAAGKGRKVAVGEIVKPLELDKGKGEIVPDPHVWGSAENAAAMVNVIRDALIELSPADKEKFTQNAAQLTAELKQLHIWINQQIQTIPPDKRRLITTHDAFQYYGHAYKIAIAGTLIGISTEEQPSAQTVQRLVESVKKTGVPAIFAETTINPTLIKTVAQEAGVKLAPHQLYSDSIGAKGSDGETYIKMMEANTRAIVEALGGKYTPFQLIKTTATKQQQPVDK, from the coding sequence ATGAGTGTAATACCTGAGATAGAGGGCGTTCTCGTCCAACAAAAGTCCACCATCCCTAGAAGGAAACCAGAAATTTTTAGCTTGATTTTTGGGCTGTGTGTGGGAATGCTTTTACCATTGACTATGTTTAGTTGTAGTCAAAACAGCACCAACTCCACAACTGCCAAAGGTAGTGAGAAACCGTCGGTTGTAGCCACTAGCACCATCATTGCAGACTTAACCCAAGAGGTTGGCGGCGACGAAATTCAACTCAAGGGAATACTCCAACCTGGTGCTGATCCTCATGTTTATGAACCAGTTCCTGCAGATAGTCGGTTTTTGGAAAAAGCTGACTTGATTTTGTATAACGGTTACAACTTAGAACCAGGTCTAATTAAGTTAATGAATGCGGCGGGAAAAGGACGTAAAGTCGCCGTAGGTGAAATAGTAAAACCTTTGGAATTAGATAAAGGTAAAGGTGAAATCGTACCAGATCCCCACGTTTGGGGAAGTGCGGAAAATGCAGCCGCAATGGTAAACGTAATTCGAGATGCTTTGATAGAGTTATCGCCAGCCGATAAAGAAAAGTTTACGCAAAATGCTGCACAACTAACTGCTGAATTAAAACAACTGCATATATGGATAAATCAACAAATTCAAACTATTCCGCCAGATAAACGCCGACTCATTACCACCCATGATGCTTTTCAATATTATGGACATGCTTACAAAATTGCGATCGCCGGTACTTTAATTGGCATCAGCACCGAAGAACAGCCCAGCGCCCAAACTGTCCAAAGATTGGTAGAATCAGTGAAAAAAACAGGTGTCCCCGCAATTTTTGCCGAAACTACAATTAATCCCACCTTAATTAAAACTGTAGCTCAAGAAGCTGGTGTAAAACTAGCACCACATCAACTCTACTCTGATTCAATTGGCGCAAAAGGTAGTGATGGTGAAACATACATCAAAATGATGGAGGCAAATACACGCGCCATTGTTGAAGCTTTGGGCGGTAAATATACACCATTTCAACTGATAAAGACAACTGCAACTAAACAACAGCAACCTGTCGATAAGTAG
- a CDS encoding ABC transporter ATP-binding protein: MENVSFYANLGHTRKIGERSASYIKAIDMNSTDAISIAHLGVHYRTQEALRDINCVIKPGRLTGIFGPNGAGKSTLMKGMLGLVPVSSGVVKYQNQPLMQQRSKVAYVPQRSQIDWTYPATVWDVVMMGRVKKTGWLRSFSGVSRQIANSALERVGMSEFRDRPIGQLSGGQQQRVFLARALTQQADIFCFDEPLVGIDQKTQAVIFEVFQELAAENKIVLVVNHDLGESITHFDDLILLNRELVATGSRQQVLTEQNLHLAYGGKVIYFSDAA, translated from the coding sequence ATGGAAAACGTTTCTTTTTACGCCAACTTGGGACATACCCGGAAAATTGGTGAACGTTCTGCATCGTATATCAAAGCTATTGATATGAATTCCACAGATGCAATTTCTATTGCCCACTTGGGAGTACATTACCGGACTCAAGAAGCCTTGAGGGATATTAACTGTGTGATCAAACCAGGAAGATTGACAGGGATTTTTGGCCCGAATGGTGCTGGTAAAAGTACGCTGATGAAGGGAATGTTGGGCTTGGTTCCTGTTAGTAGTGGTGTGGTGAAGTACCAAAACCAACCCTTGATGCAGCAGAGGTCAAAAGTTGCTTATGTACCTCAACGTAGCCAAATTGATTGGACTTATCCCGCCACAGTTTGGGATGTCGTGATGATGGGACGGGTGAAGAAAACAGGTTGGTTGCGTAGCTTTTCGGGAGTTAGTCGCCAAATTGCCAACAGCGCCTTAGAAAGAGTGGGGATGAGTGAATTTCGCGATCGCCCCATCGGACAATTATCAGGAGGACAACAACAACGAGTCTTTTTAGCTCGCGCCTTGACACAACAAGCAGACATCTTCTGTTTTGATGAACCATTGGTAGGGATTGATCAAAAAACCCAAGCGGTAATTTTTGAAGTCTTCCAAGAACTCGCCGCCGAAAACAAAATCGTCCTAGTCGTCAACCACGACTTAGGCGAATCCATCACCCACTTTGATGACTTGATTTTACTCAACCGCGAATTAGTCGCCACAGGTTCCAGACAACAAGTCCTCACAGAACAAAACCTACATCTGGCTTACGGCGGTAAAGTTATCTACTTCTCCGACGCAGCTTAA
- a CDS encoding ABC transporter permease protein, which translates to MLEALIEPLQYGFMQRSLIIAILVGLLCAVVGSYLMVQRLALLGDAISHSVLPGLAIAFMIGANIFVGAFIAGVLSTMAIAWIRTRSPIKEDAAMGIVFSAFFALGITLITVVQKDNKIDLNHFLFGNILGVTVDEVRDTAIIATIVLVVVILIYKELLFYTFDPLGAQAAGLPVNRLNFGLMLLIALTIVASMKAVGVILVLSLLITPGATAYLLVKRLHEVMIIGAIIGVFSSISGMYLSYFYNLPSGPAIVLVVSGLFLLALLFSPKHGVLMPNVNQK; encoded by the coding sequence ATGCTAGAAGCACTAATTGAGCCATTACAATATGGCTTTATGCAGCGATCGCTCATCATTGCAATTTTAGTTGGTTTGTTGTGTGCAGTTGTGGGTAGTTACTTAATGGTGCAACGACTCGCACTGCTGGGTGATGCTATCAGTCATTCTGTTTTACCAGGATTAGCGATCGCCTTCATGATAGGCGCAAATATCTTTGTTGGCGCATTTATCGCCGGGGTTTTAAGTACAATGGCGATCGCCTGGATTAGGACGCGATCGCCAATCAAAGAAGATGCAGCAATGGGTATAGTTTTTTCTGCATTCTTCGCCCTTGGGATCACTTTAATTACAGTGGTTCAAAAAGATAATAAAATCGATCTGAATCACTTTCTTTTTGGCAATATTCTCGGTGTTACCGTTGACGAAGTGCGAGATACAGCCATCATTGCCACGATTGTTTTAGTAGTAGTTATTTTAATATACAAAGAACTTTTATTTTACACCTTTGACCCTTTAGGCGCTCAAGCCGCAGGTTTACCAGTCAATCGGCTAAACTTTGGTTTAATGTTGCTGATTGCTTTAACAATTGTTGCCAGTATGAAAGCTGTCGGTGTAATTTTAGTCCTATCGCTGTTAATTACCCCCGGTGCAACTGCATATTTATTGGTCAAACGCTTACACGAAGTGATGATTATTGGTGCAATAATTGGTGTATTTTCCAGTATTAGTGGGATGTATCTCAGCTACTTTTATAATTTGCCTTCTGGCCCGGCGATTGTTTTGGTAGTATCAGGATTATTTCTTTTGGCATTGTTATTTAGTCCCAAACATGGGGTTTTGATGCCAAATGTGAATCAGAAATAA